CTGCAGCATGTGTTTAAAGGGCTAATGTCCAGTCTGTCCTTTTTGGGgaaattttagtttatttattcattgtttttttaaatatccgtTCAGGCACTGTTTGGACGCTGGAACTGTTTTAAACGCATTGATTTCGCTAACGTAAAAACCCAAACGATCCCCAGGTATCAAACGGCCAGTAATAAAAGGTTCTGTAGCTGATGAGTGGGACGTGATTGTGCTGGTGTTCATCTGTGAGCAGCGCTTGATATTCTTCATGTTCTGTTTGCGATGCCGAGGTGGGAGTGTTTAATGCCGGACGTGAATGCATGCATGAAGTTATGATCTTTTACAAAAAGAATcaggaaaatgtttaaatcgctgcatgagtgagtcattgagtcattcattcaactgATTCGTTTAGTATCCAGTAATGAAACACTGTTGTGTGTCACTCTGATTAGTGTGGATGCAAGTCACTTCATATTAACTtgtattttctacatttttataaaacgtATAGCACATCTGCATATATCACAGTGCTGATATTGGGAGAAAATGTCACTGTTCATGTGATGTGAACTATAAAAGACACAGAAGCATTCTTTCAGATCACATGGGTCCTATTCTGACACATGATCTAAACTGAACATAtaagcattttttaatgcaatattatgGATGGAAACAGCTAAAACCAGTTCAAGTTTTGTTCTCATCTGAAAAGGTGAGAAACCAGGATATGATGAGGTGACCGAACAATACAAGCACATACAGATTCATCGAACCTTTCCGTTTCTCACAAGGAATCCGTTTTGATTGTGGGGTTTTAAACAAAAGCCGGCTGAAAATGCCGTTTCTTTCCTTCCAATCACTACAGTAGAGATCTCGTAGCTGCTGACGTCCCACACAGCCACACAGAGATCCTTCACCCACCGGCCCACATACAGCACTACTTCACCTcacaatctgtgtgtgtgtgtgtgtgtgtgtgctagatTCTCACAACTGAGCTCGCCTCCAAAAATAACTGCAGCCTTCTCCACGTTCCCAGAGCATAAGCCCATTAAAATGACCTGCTATTTGAGGTTTTTTCTGATAGCAGGCAGTAGATAAATCGGGACTGAACTAGCGGTGTGAAGCAGAACTGAAGGCTGGGCGGCACTAGATCATGTAGCTCTCCTTACCAACATCTTCTCCTCCATCCCCTCCCTTCTCTCGTTCATTcgctctgtctctcacacacacacacactccttcacTTGCACACAGTCTTTGGAGAAGTGTCGTGTGTTTGCGCTCATGAGAATCCCGCGGCAGAGGATAAAGATCGCTCTGCGGCTCTGGATGCCCGTGTTGATGCTCAGGATCGTGGTGGCTCTTCAGAGGGACGGCAGCACAGTGTGTGTCAATGTGTTTCTGAGTCAGGCGAGTACCGTGGGAGGTGTGTGATTGTGACGAGCTCGGAGACATGCATGCACAAGTTTGTAAGAAGATGTTTTAACGGAGACTTTTGATACTAGTTATTTAGCAGTGTGTGATGAGAACTTTTGTGGTTAGTGAATGTTGTCTGTACTCCTGAACTCTCATAGACCAGAGAAGATGGGGATGGAAAGTAAGAAAGTGTGGTTAAAAACCTCACACTCTGGCAACCGCTGAGTGTTTCTAAACTCCAGTCCTCTGCACAGTTTTGTACGTCTTCTTTATTTGACCCAGAACTCTATAAGAACTGTGCAGCATTGAACTAAATAGCAGCTTTGACTAGAGTAACCTGTTAAGGGCCAGGGGAGGTGATGAACTATCTATCTAATTATCTGGTTTCtgccaaggtttttttttcttcattctgtatggatggggttctggttcctctgtcttctttgttggggacacttaacttctagtgattatcattgaattgattccagagaccgtctctgcatttaataacaaactgttcactctcttcattatacatccctgtcattgtattcttctactttatactgtacagtgctttgataaaacctgtgttgttaaaagcgctatataaataaaaatgattgattgatctatatataataacccagttaaaaaataataattctgatcCTTGGGATTATTGAGACGACTCTCATCTGCTGCTAAAAAACTGACACACTGCTTGCTTCCAGATTCTTACCACTTGAACatgaaataatcattcataCAGTTTGAGAAGATCATGATGATCAGGACCAGGAGACCTGGGACTTCCAGACTCTGAGATTGACTTCATAGACTGTTAGATGGTTCACATTTATCTCTTCTAAGACCTCGTCCACACTAATCTGCATTTGCTTGAAAACACATCTATTCCTCTCGGTTGTGGTCTTCTCTCTACACTGAGACAACATTTTCGTCAaagaaaatgcagctttttgaAAACACTCTTCAAAGTGGATAAGTTTTAAAatgcgatatatatatatatatgtatgtaattatgtaattcacaacatgaaacatgaaatacTACTTGTATGAAACGAGCTGATGTTCAGTCAGTAGAGTGATGTCTGCGTTCTGTGTGGATAGATGAATCTCTCTCTAACAGACGCCTGTGTGTTTCAGATCCAAGGTGTGATTCGGCCGCATGCCATCATCATCCTCCCCAGCAGCAGTGGGATGGAGCTGTTGCTGTGTTACGAGGACGAGGGCGTCTATATTGACACCTATGGACGCATCACCAGGGAGACGGTGCTGCAGTGGGGAGAGATGCCCGCCTCCGTGGGTGAGCTccggcaacacacacacacacacacacagagacacagagagacacacacacacagagactcacacacacacacacacacacacagagacacagagagagacacacacacacagacacacacacacacacagagacacagagagagagacacacacacacacacacagagacacagagagagacacacacacacacacacacacagacacacacacacacacacacacacacacacacacacacacacacagacacagagagagagagacacacacagagacacagagagacacacacacacacacagagacacacacacacacacacacacacacacacacacacacacacacacacacacacacacacacacacacacacacacacacacagacacacagacagacacacacacacacacacacacacagacacagagagagagagacacacacagacacacagagagacacacacagagacacagagagacacacacacacacagagagacacacacacacacacacacacacagagacacagagagagagacacacacacacacagagacacacacacacacacacgatgcaCATGTGTGCTGTGTGGACATGATTGGAGTTGGAGAGCTATGTCGCTCCTCCAGAGCATGTGAAGGGAGTTCTTGTAATGACTGACGTACATGAGACTCACATGTGAAAAGCAAAGCGAGTGGTTTTGTTGGATGAGTCACCTCACTTCCTACACAGCAGCAGACGGAGCTCTGGACGAGGAGGATCACAGTAAAGACACTAGTATCCTCATCACAACTGGAGCAGTATCTTTGGCATTGCTTTCACACGCTCAGATCCGACGAGACGCTGATATGGTTATTGTTCGGGTGGGAGGCCTGTACTCACGGCATGacacaatacatatatacatacatacatacacacaatacatatatacatacacactagAAGCTCTGCTAGACCTGAGACCCACATCCTGATTCTACACCCATTAGACTATGACTGAAGTGTACTAGGAGCTGAGGTTCTGTGTAGATGTGTCTCTCTCATAAACACCTTATAGGAGAATCAGTGGGTGGGCCCTCAGACCTGGGATGTAGAAtctgtgggcggggctaaacacaACAATGTAGAACCTGTGGGTGGAGCTAAACAGACAGACAATGGTGTTGTATCAATGGGGTGGGGGGGGGTTGGCTAAACAAGAAGTGATGTAGAATcgatgggcggggctaaacagtcAGTGATGTAGAAGTAGGTGGTGTTTATCCACACTCTTACATCACATCACAGCCGGTCATTTGGGCAAACCagaaagttttgagttctgaaataCACACCGAACATACGAAATGTAAAAAGATGGAAGGAATTTTAGTTTTCCGTTTTCCTGTTTGCTCCTGATCAGCTGTTTCTTCTCGGCTCTGGGTGACGTGATGTTGTTGTTGATCCGCAGCTTATCTTCAGTCCAATCAAGTGATGGGATGGGGAGAGAAAGCCATCGAGCTGAGATCTGCCAAGACGGGCAGTCTAGAGGGAGTCTTCATGCACAAGAAGGCTCAGAAGCTCAAGTTCCTGTGTGAGAGAAACGATAAAGTAAGAAAACATCTCTATATGCATCACATTCAGAAAAGAAGAATCTCTCTACTGGTTATTCATAGAATTATATACAAACACCATAATGagacaatgtgtgtgtgtctgtgtgtgtgtgtgtgtgtgtgtctgtctgtctctgtgtgtgtgtgtgtgtgtgtgtctgtctgtctctgtgtgtgtgtgtgtgtgtgtgtgtgtgtgtgtgtgtgtgtctgtgtgtgtgtgtgtgtgtgtgtgtgtgtgtgtgtgtgtgtctgtctctgtgtgtgtgtgtgtgtgtgtgtgtgtgtgtgtgtgtctgtgtctgtgtgtgtgtgtctgtctgtgtgtgtgtgtgtgtgtgtgtgtgtgtgtgtgtgtgtgtgtgtgtgtctgtgtctgtgtgtgtgtctgtctgtgtgtgtgtgtgtgtgtctgtgtctgtgtgtttgtctgtctgtctgtctgtgtgtgtgtgtgtgtgtgtgtgtgtgtgtgtgtgtgtctgtgtgtgtgtgtgtgtgtgtgtgtgtgtgtgtgtgtgtctgtgtgtgtgtgtgtgtctgtgtgtgtctgtgtgtgtgtgtgtgtgtgtgtgtgtgtgtgtgtgcaggtgttcTTTGCGTCGGTGCAGTCCGGAGGAAGCAGTCAGATCTACTTCATGACTTTAGGACAGAACACTCTGTTCAGCTGGTGATGATCGTCCACTTCCTGTGTTCACATGTAAACCTTATAGATGTAAAATAGGTGATATATTGTTGTCTGACAGGGTCAGCCTTTGTCTCGATCTGTgcttaaaacataaatcttgATTTGCATTGTCCTTTGAAGCTCTTCTTACCACGTCATGTTGATGTTTTGTCCCTGATATAATAAACCCTGCTGGTACACGGTGAAGCCCATGCTAACATCCTAGCATCTCTCCAGGGAAATACTGCACGCCCACATTTCACGACAGAATCATCCGGTCAGCTTTCAGTTCTACAGATTATCTTAATCTGTTTTTTGTTCTTATAGCTCTCGTCCTGAACGTAACTGATGATCCGAGGCGATCGAGCTCTTTTTAACTGATTGGTATCAGAGTGTCCTCAGTATTCAGTGAAAGCTTTGTTTGAGTTTGGTTTCTCTTTCTTGTGGTTCTTTAACATCTCGACTGAGCTCAAGGATCCACATCGATGTCTGTTTAATCTGTCTCCTGTTAGCATGTAGCTCTGAAACCTTTCTATTGTTTTAGAggttaaaagtaataaaagtgaGTCCAGGTTGTGTGTGGAAGTGATCCGAAGGTGATTCTGTTGTTAACCTTAAATGAGGAACTCCAAGAAGAGCAGCAGGAAGCGGACGAGGATCTTCTGAAAGCCAGAGGTGTGGAGATGTTTAGACTGACATGATTAATACTTTCACTGTTTCACAGACACTAGAGCGTCTTCTGAGAGATCAagtcctctttctcttttcctgcAGTGTTTCCTCAAGCGTGCCTTAATGTGCTCCGAGCGCCGTCTGTGACACCGcctgaatgtaaaaaaacttcTTTGGGTTTTGCTTCAGCGTTAAAATGTCGGTTTCTGTATTTCACTTTTGAATGCTGCACATTAACTACAgagaatttatttaattcaaagctttttttctttgtaatagTGTCACTTGGCTGTATATTTCCTGTACTGTACATATTCCTAAATACAGTTTGTTATCAAGCACTATAGGAAGCTCTATATACTCCTCAGTTATGGGTTTGACTGTAACAGCATATACAGTGATCTGTGTGTCACGTGAAGAACGGAgacaaataaaagctttaagaaTCAAGCTCTCAGCGAGTCCTTGTTCACGAGCATCACGGACGCAAGCCTGGTGAAAACTAACCATTTTAAGATCTAAATATTTGAGATAACTTGTTACACCGCCTTCTAAAAAATTAagttgtcacttaaattaagtttttaattgattatttcattaataataataataataatatggatTTATTGAATAAGTGTTAAAATGCATgatgtaatacaaaataaacagcgAGCTTTACTTCTTAAAAGCTCATCAAAGGCCTGCTTTTGCTGGTTTGATACTTACAACTAATCCTTGTTCAATTTTGACCcaacattgtttttcaaatatctacttaatctttcattttttcatcACTTTTGATTTTTTGTTGATAGAAAATCCTCTATACTTTCTTCTACAAAAATATGTAGACATCACTTACACAAATTTGAGGAATCATCATCTACTACagttttaatttctaaataataaaatttaaatacaacttATTTACTTTCATATGTTATTGAAGATAGTTTGGAGGGCGCCCATTTatccagtatatatatatatatatatatatatatatatatatatatatatatatatatatatatatatatatatatataaattaatatataaagtggAACAGAAAGATGTGGGTTTGTGGAGAATTGTGGAAGCTGCACTAAACTGGCCAGAAACTGAGGACCAGCTGTAGAAAAAGCTGAAGGAAGTGTCTTCTTTTCCTTTGGGAAAATccatactgtactgtatatatatatatatatatatatatatataatttttttaatgatggatATGCAACGTGTAAATTAATGTGAACTAatcctttttttcattgttttttcctttctcttgtggaaaatacatgtaaaaactaaactgaaaacgTCTTAGCCCTGGTCATTTATTCTCTGCTGTTGTGATATTGTAGGTAATATATGGCTTTTAAAGGATATCTgggttttaatttctttttcacatGCTTATTCCTTTCTGGCTctcaaacattttgaataaaataatttttcactaAATCGCTGTTACAGAAACAGTGAACAGGGACTTTATAAAAACCTGAACTGAACAGACTCGAAGGATTTTCTTTaagtttttttcttgcaatacTTCTGGAAaaggaaatgtgaaattgtgaaATTCTTTTTGTGGTAATTGAGAATTAATTAGCACTGTCTTACTGGATTAAACTGAAATTTTTGTGCTGAGAAAATAGTAatccttttaataattttggaCATACTGTAGTTGTGTTTTCTTCCTGGTGTCCAAAATTGTCCCCAAAACCAACCAGAATTTCCTTTTTGATTGTATTTGCCCAATATTTCATATATGTTTAACTTCAAACCAAGACCAGTTCCTCTGCCTCATGTACCCACCTTCCAGTCTTCAGGAGCGCTTTTCCTCCACCGATCCCCTCCACTGAAACCTTGTAGGACAGGACACCTTCTCACTCCTGGAAATTACATTACAAGGAACCTgggattatttatttgaaacagcaAGATAGAATAGCAACGTTATAAAATAACTCACCCAAAGAATCTGATAAATCCATTTCTTAAAGCTCGCAACACTTACTGCAAAGAACTTACTGCATCAGCTAACCTTCAGCTGCTCATAAACAAGATGAGGAAGGAAGCACAGACTGAAGCTATGAAGGTGAACTCGGTGTCTTACAGAAGAACAAACAAGCTTCATAGGAAGAATCGAGAAAGGACTGTGAACAGCTTTCCAAAGAGATCAGTCCTTGATTAGATTAACAACTGGAAATCTCATCTtcatacagacgtggacaaaattgttggtaccctttggtcaatgaaagaaaaactcacaatggtcacagaaataactttaatctgacaaaagtaataataaataaaattctataaatgttaaccaatgaaagtcagacattgtttttcaaccatgcttcaacagaattattaaaaaaaaataaactcacgaaacagacctggacaaaaatgatggtaccctaacttaatattttgttgcgcaacctttgaggcaatcactgcaatcaaacgcttcctgtaactgtcaatgagacttctgcacctctcagcaggtattttggcccactcctcatgagcaaactgctccagttgtgtccggtttgaagggtgccttttccagactgcatgtttcagctccttccaaagatgctcaataggattgaggtcagggctcatagaaggccactttacaatagtccaatttttcctcttagccattcttgggtgtttttagcggtgtgttttgggtcattgtcctgttgcaagacccatgacctgcgactgagaccaagctttctgacactggctagtacatttctctctagaattccttgatagtcttgagatttcattgtaccctgcacagattcaagacaccctgtgccagacgcagcaaagcagccccagaacataacagagcctcctccatgtttcacagtagggacagtgttcttttcttgatatgcttcattttttcgtctgtgaacatacagctgatgatgccttggcaaaaacttcgatttttgtctcatctgtccacaggacattctcccagaagctttgtggcttgtcaacatgtagtttggcatattccagtcttgctttttatgattcgttttcaacaatggtgtcctccttggtcgtctcccatgtagtccactttggctcaaacaacgacggatggtgcgatctgacactgatgttccttgagcatgaagttcaccttgaatctctttagaagtctttctaggctcttttgttaccattcggattatccgtctcttagatttgtcatcaattttcctcccgtgccacgtccaggaggttggctacagtcccatggatcttaaacttctgaataatatgtgcaactgtagtcacaggaacatctagttgcttggagatggtcttatagcctttacctttaacatgcttgtctataattttctttctgatctcttgagacaactctttcctttgcttcctctggtccatgtcgagtgtggtacacaccatatcaccaaacaacacagtgattacctggagccatatatataggcccaatggctgattacaaggttgtagacacctgtgatgctaattagtggacacaccttgaattaacatgtccctttggtcacattattttcagtgttttctaggggtaccatcatttttgtccatgcctgtttcgtgagtttatttttttaaataattctgttgaagcatggttgaaaaacaatgtctgactttcattggttaacatttatagaatttttatttattattacttttgtcagataacagttatttctgtgaccattgtgactttttctttcattgaccaaagggtaccaacaattttgtccacatCTGTATCTCattcatcaaattcaaattcaaattaaaaaaaaaaatcaggtctTCATATCCTGCATCTATGTCCACCCGACACCAGCTGTCAAAAGTGATCATTAGAAAATAACTTTCCCAACATTTGGAAGACCCGATGATGTTACGTTTAAATCGTTGTCAAGACATTTTTGCCGTACATCCCCTGGCTGACACTTTTGGGAGATCTTCTATTACTTGGAACGAGTTTGAAACGGTTTTCCTCTCGGCCTTCCGAGGGAAATCAAAAtcagtcacctttatttatagcACGTTTAACaacaccatctgatctggatatgaactgagaaacagattgagaaagagacaggactaatattagcgtagatgccattctttttacgatgtcacaagtacatcgtattttaggagtagtgttcccggttccagcaaatctaagtaatgcagcctaaaaatcctttaacgggtttgaataataaaagtgtattagtatgttatgtgtaggctaagttaaaaagatgtgtctttaatctagatttaaactggcagagtgtgtctgcttcccgaacagagttagggagattgttccagagtttaggtgctagataggaaaaggatctgccgcccgcagtcgattttgatattctaggttttatcaaatggccagagttttgagaacgcagcggacgtgcaggactataatgtgataagagctcactcaagtattgaggagctaaaccattcagggctttataggtaattaataagattttaaaatctatccaatgtttgatagggagccagtgcagtgttgacagaaccgggctaatatgatcatgcttcctagttctagtaaggactctggctgctgcgttttggactagctgaagtttgtttattaagcgtgcagaacaaccacccaataaagcattacaataatctaaccttgaggtcataaacacatctAGTTCTATTTTCCTCCAGCTACACTCCATTAACATCAGTTCTATGTGAAAGTATTAAATCTAGAGTATGAGTTCGACAATGAGTAGGGAATCCATCAGAGACTTTGCTGCACACAGAGCTTTTTTCCAAACACTGGAAGATGATCCTCAAGAACATCAAACATTACTTCTCCAGCCAACTACACAGCCGTGTGAAAACTGTGGCTCAGTTATTGAAACTAGGAGCTTGAAGAGGAAAAGCAATCTTGGACATGGGAGCAAAACTGGGGCTCTTGGTCCACTCTATTTGGTCAATGGAGAAGCTGAAGAATGGACAGATGTTCAAATCACACTTCAACAAAGTCTTTCCTGCTCAGGCTGCCATTCTGACCTCCAAAGCCCTGGTCTTCTCCGTAGTCTTAGGTCTGGACTTCATGTTTCCAGTGGTCTGCAGAAAAATGTAGTTGACCAGAAATATGCATTCAAGTCAAACATCAGTGACCAGGAGTATCCTTTTAACCcagacacacactcttcagCTTCTCCagcattgtattgtattgcatcCAGTACTCATAAAGCAACATCCATATTACTTGACTCCTGAAGAACAAGCTGTTGTGAGAGAACAAGTCAAAGGTAATGATGGAAAactgcatgtatatataatctTATACTGCTTGGGCCTGACCTGTAGTTCACTGAGTCTGGGTTTAGGAGCTACTTATAGCCTAACAGCACTTTGTAAGAGGaaacatttatgaacatttaaGTTAGAAGTGATTTCcacatttaaagcaattttcAGACGTACAATATTTCTGTGAATACGGCTCCTGGTTATTATGTGCTCAACCAGACCAAATAGCCATGGGAGAAAAAGAGGTTTATTAAATCTTCACATCcctagaaaaacacaaacaaagattaGAATATGTGTTTCAGTTGATCATCAGGCTTTAATGGCTCATATAGTTTGATATGGTGTGAATATGGAGGAAGAAAACAActccattttatttataaactcaAATAAGCAAATAAGAATAATTTGCTGCAGATTCTGATATTTAAATGAAGCTCCACTGCTTCAATGCCATCTTAATAAGAGTACAGAAGatactaaaaaaattatctaaacATTTGAAGGCCCTCTACATCTCCAATAATATACCTTAATAAGAACAGACAGAAAGGATCCAAGCATATAATGCAGtgatgtgagatgttttggaggaacagtgaaagtaaagctcctcaGAAGATCCTGATGATCAGGTTTTAGACGCACTGATTTTTCTGGAGAATGATTGATGGAGAATCAAGTGAAGCTGAGCTGCTTCAGTCCAGTAAGAGTTCATCTGATGTCTACTTGATCAAAATCAGTCAAGATTTGGCAGCAGAAAGACACTAGAAGCATTTCTACAACTTCACTAGGAGctattactgaataaaaagctATCAATCAGACAGCTTCCACAGCAGACTGTTATCATTTAGGGCTTTCAGCTTCAACAGCTTCAtgaaagtaaacaaaatataaacgaTTGCTTCTGCTGAGTTTGGGGTAAACGGCGAGCTGGACGAGCTCTGGACGGCGTGATTCTCCGTCATGTTTGCAGTTTGAGAGGCACAGAGGTGTCGCGAGCACGCAGAGGTTCAGACCGATCTCCTCATTCAATGGAGCAGACGTCTAGAATGCAGAACTTGGCCCTGCAGGTGGGACACGGGACCCTGCTGCCGAGCCAGGTCTCCGGCTGCTGCTGGTCCTGGCGGCTGGCGAACCACTTCCCCATACAGGTGAGACACCACATGGGCCGGCAGTAGCAGCGCTGGCACTCCCCGTCCCCGTCCGCCTGACACAGACGCAGCAGCTTGACGCCGGCGCTGGCCTGCATGCAGCCGATACACGGCTCCAGCTCCTGCACACGAGACCAACAACACCAGGACTTCAGGCGTCTGGGCAGTGTCTTATCAGAGGCTGaaagctgtgtttgtaagaaCGAATCCATGGAGACATTTTGAACTAAAATACAATCCATCATAAATTCTTACAAACACACGACGTCCAGCATCATGATCATTTGAGATGTTTGCTGCTCGATCTGTTCAGatttctcctgattcagaccagagcACTTTTtcagtggtgtggattattgtgatgtttttatcagctttggcacccattcactgatgAGCATTacattaaagtgtttaaaaaaaattaatttaaaaaataattgaaatgtagcctatttatactatatatacaggTATATAGATGAAAATAGTGATTGGGAGAAATATCAGTCAGGTTTCAGAAAACGTTATAACACAGAAGCCTCATTAAAAAGGCAGTATATTAACGTTGAGATTAAATACAGgcagagatttttttaaatgatattatttacataatta
The genomic region above belongs to Puntigrus tetrazona isolate hp1 chromosome 14, ASM1883169v1, whole genome shotgun sequence and contains:
- the LOC122358181 gene encoding mitogen-activated protein kinase kinase kinase kinase 4-like codes for the protein MGSQASSSLYQFELHTHISPLILVRYEKIKFLVIALRSAVEVYAWAPKPYHKFMAFKSFSSLPQKPLSVDLTVENGQRLKVIYGSHFGFHAIDVDSGTPFDLYLPSHIQGVIRPHAIIILPSSSGMELLLCYEDEGVYIDTYGRITRETVLQWGEMPASVAYLQSNQVMGWGEKAIELRSAKTGSLEGVFMHKKAQKLKFLCERNDKVFFASVQSGGSSQIYFMTLGQNTLFSW